From the genome of Alosa sapidissima isolate fAloSap1 chromosome 14, fAloSap1.pri, whole genome shotgun sequence, one region includes:
- the mtss1lb gene encoding protein MTSS 2 isoform X4 — protein MDVESVEKECGALGGLFQAIVNDMKCSYPVWEDFSAKATKLHSQLRTTVLAAVAFLDAFQKVADMATNTRGATRDIGSALTRMCMRHRSIEAKLRHFTNALMESLITPLQDRIEDWKKTANQLDKDHAKEYKRSRHEIKKKSSDTMKLQKKARKGRGDLQPQLDSAMQDVNDMYLLMEETEKQAVRRALVEERGRFCTFIGFLQPVVNGEIAMLGEITHLQAIIDDLTVLTTDPHKLPPASEQVIKDLKGSDYSWTYQTPPSSPSSSGSRKSSMCSLAQPPPGGAHRLSSVSSHDSGFISQDANVYSKPPSPMPSDITSQKSSSSASSEASETCQSVSECSSPTTFGSSFATFRPALSHTGSIRPFSVILPASPPYNRSPGSNTSSPTSKVPCWKDWSKQGACEQPLATTLQRRKEPVDRPREAEVAAGPQGYAGMHPEDPQRHRMHPASIAAKHGDEVSPAASDLAMVLTRGLSMEGQKSSRDSLQYSSGYSTQTTTPSCSEDTIPSQGSDYDCYSVNGDTEADGQADFDKSSTIPRHSNIAQNYRRMIQTKRPASTAGLPSGAGAQGGPSGGGGGGGVGTPGTATIRRTPSTKPGVRRTLSSAGPIPIRPPIVPVKTPTVPDSPGGGVGGGGGGYPGPPVRVGSEECVFFAADDATAGALEYVKASPKRLSLPNTAWASGGVEMSVYGHAGHHEEDQLLAANRHSLVEKIGELVASAHALGEGQFPFPSLPDDPPPGPTGQHQSRSRDGEDMLVTIRRGVRLRKTVSNDRSAPRIL, from the exons GAGCCACCAGGGACATCGGATCGGCGCTCACCCGCATGTGCATGAGGCATCGCAGCATCGAGGCCAAACTGCGCCACTTCACCAA TGCTCTGATGGAGAGTCTGATCACACCGCTTCAGGACCGCATAGAGGACTGGAAGAAGACAGCCAACCAGCTGGACAAGGACCACGCCAAAG AGTATAAGCGGTCTCGTCACGAGATAAAGAAGAAGTCCTCTGACACCATGAAGCTGCAGAAGAAAGCTCGCAAAG GCCGCGGGGACCTGCAGCCCCAGCTGGACAGTGCCATGCAGGACGTGAACGACATGTACCTGCTGATGGAGGAGACGGAGAAGCAGGCGGTGCGGCGCGCcctggtggaggagaggggccgCTTCTGCACCTTCATCGGCTTCCTGCAGCCTGTGGTG AATGGAGAGATTGCCATGCTGGGAGAGATCACTCACCTCCAGGCCATTATTGATGACCTCACTGTGCTGACCACTGACCCCCACAAACTGCCTCCTGCCAGCGAGCag gtaatcaaggatctgaAGGGCTCAGACTACAGCTGGACTTACCAGACCCCTCCCTCATCCCCCAGCAGCTCTGGCTCCAGAAAGAGCAGCATGTGCAG CCTGGCGCAGCCACCACCAGGGGGAGCCCACCGCCTCAGCAGCGTCTCCTCACATGACTCTGGGTTCATCTCGCAGGACGCCAACGTCTACTCCAAGCCTCCCTCGCCCATGCCCTCGGACATAACTAGCCAA AAATCTTCAAGTTCGGCATCCTCAGAGGCATCAGAGACCTGccagtcagtgagtgagtgcagcTCACCTACAACG TTTGGCTCGTCCTTCGCTACCTTccgccctgctctctctcacactggcTCCATCAGGCCTTTCTCTGTCATACTTCCTGCGTCCCCACCCTATAACCGCTCCCCCGGATCCAACACCTCCTCTCCCACATCAAAGGTTCCTTGCTGGAAG GACTGGTCCAAGCAAGGGGCCTGTGAGCAGCCTCTAGCCACCACGCTTCAGAGGAGGAAGGAGCCCGTGGACCGGCCCAGGGAGGCGGAGGTGGCCGCCGGCCCACAGGGCTACGCCGGCATGCACCCAGAGGACCCGCAGCGGCACAGGATGCACCCGGCCTCCATCGCTGCCAAG CATGGGGATGAAGTGTCCCCCGCAGCGAGTGACCTGGCCATGGTCCTGACGCGTGGCCTGAGCATGGAGGGCCAGAAGAGCAGCCGCGACTCCCTGCAGTACTCCAGCGGCTACAGCACCCAGACCACCACCCCCTCCTGCTCCGAGGACACCATCCCCTCACAAG GGTCTGATTACGACTGCTACTCTGTGAACGGCGACACCGAGGCAGATGGCCAGGCTGACTTTGACAAGTCCTCCACCATCCCGCGCCACAGCAACATCGCCCAGAACTACCGGCGCATGATCCAGACCAAGCGACCCGCCAGCACGGCCGGCCTGCCCAGCGGGGCGGGCGCCCAGGGGGGGCCGtcagggggaggtggagggggcggCGTGGGCACCCCGGGCACTGCCACCATCCGCCGCACGCCCTCCACCAAGCCTGGCGTGCGCCGCACCCTGTCCAGCGCTGGGCCCATCCCCATCCGGCCGCCGATCGTGCCCGTGAAGACGCCCACTGTGCCGGACTCGCCAGGCGGTGGGGTCgggggcggcggcggcggctacCCAGGCCCGCCGGTGCGCGTGGGCAGCGAGGAGTGTGTGTTCTTCGCGGCGGATGACGCCACGGCCGGCGCGCTGGAGTACGTCAAGGCCTCGCCCAAGCGCCTGAGTCTGCCCAACACGGCCTGGGCCAGCGGCGGCGTGGAGATGAGCGTGTACGGCCACGCCGGCCACCACGAGGAGGACCAGCTGCTCGCCGCCAACCGCCACAGCCTGGTGGAGAAGATCGGCGAGCTGGTGGCCAGCGCCCATGCCCTGGGCGAGGGCCAGTTCCCCTTCCCCTCGCTGCCCGACGACCCGCCGCCCGGCCCCACCGGCCAGCACCAGTCCAGGTCACGCGACGGCGAGGACATGCTGGTGACCATCCGGCGCGGCGTCCGGCTCCGCAAGACCGTCTCAAACGACAGGTCAGCGCCCAGGATTTTGTGA
- the mtss1lb gene encoding protein MTSS 2 isoform X7, which produces MDVESVEKECGALGGLFQAIVNDMKCSYPVWEDFSAKATKLHSQLRTTVLAAVAFLDAFQKVADMATNTRGATRDIGSALTRMCMRHRSIEAKLRHFTNALMESLITPLQDRIEDWKKTANQLDKDHAKEYKRSRHEIKKKSSDTMKLQKKARKGRGDLQPQLDSAMQDVNDMYLLMEETEKQAVRRALVEERGRFCTFIGFLQPVVNGEIAMLGEITHLQAIIDDLTVLTTDPHKLPPASEQVIKDLKGSDYSWTYQTPPSSPSSSGSRKSSMCSLAQPPPGGAHRLSSVSSHDSGFISQDANVYSKPPSPMPSDITSQKSSSSASSEASETCQSVSECSSPTTDWSKQGACEQPLATTLQRRKEPVDRPREAEVAAGPQGYAGMHPEDPQRHRMHPASIAAKHGDEVSPAASDLAMVLTRGLSMEGQKSSRDSLQYSSGYSTQTTTPSCSEDTIPSQGSDYDCYSVNGDTEADGQADFDKSSTIPRHSNIAQNYRRMIQTKRPASTAGLPSGAGAQGGPSGGGGGGGVGTPGTATIRRTPSTKPGVRRTLSSAGPIPIRPPIVPVKTPTVPDSPGGGVGGGGGGYPGPPVRVGSEECVFFAADDATAGALEYVKASPKRLSLPNTAWASGGVEMSVYGHAGHHEEDQLLAANRHSLVEKIGELVASAHALGEGQFPFPSLPDDPPPGPTGQHQSRSRDGEDMLVTIRRGVRLRKTVSNDRSAPRIL; this is translated from the exons GAGCCACCAGGGACATCGGATCGGCGCTCACCCGCATGTGCATGAGGCATCGCAGCATCGAGGCCAAACTGCGCCACTTCACCAA TGCTCTGATGGAGAGTCTGATCACACCGCTTCAGGACCGCATAGAGGACTGGAAGAAGACAGCCAACCAGCTGGACAAGGACCACGCCAAAG AGTATAAGCGGTCTCGTCACGAGATAAAGAAGAAGTCCTCTGACACCATGAAGCTGCAGAAGAAAGCTCGCAAAG GCCGCGGGGACCTGCAGCCCCAGCTGGACAGTGCCATGCAGGACGTGAACGACATGTACCTGCTGATGGAGGAGACGGAGAAGCAGGCGGTGCGGCGCGCcctggtggaggagaggggccgCTTCTGCACCTTCATCGGCTTCCTGCAGCCTGTGGTG AATGGAGAGATTGCCATGCTGGGAGAGATCACTCACCTCCAGGCCATTATTGATGACCTCACTGTGCTGACCACTGACCCCCACAAACTGCCTCCTGCCAGCGAGCag gtaatcaaggatctgaAGGGCTCAGACTACAGCTGGACTTACCAGACCCCTCCCTCATCCCCCAGCAGCTCTGGCTCCAGAAAGAGCAGCATGTGCAG CCTGGCGCAGCCACCACCAGGGGGAGCCCACCGCCTCAGCAGCGTCTCCTCACATGACTCTGGGTTCATCTCGCAGGACGCCAACGTCTACTCCAAGCCTCCCTCGCCCATGCCCTCGGACATAACTAGCCAA AAATCTTCAAGTTCGGCATCCTCAGAGGCATCAGAGACCTGccagtcagtgagtgagtgcagcTCACCTACAACG GACTGGTCCAAGCAAGGGGCCTGTGAGCAGCCTCTAGCCACCACGCTTCAGAGGAGGAAGGAGCCCGTGGACCGGCCCAGGGAGGCGGAGGTGGCCGCCGGCCCACAGGGCTACGCCGGCATGCACCCAGAGGACCCGCAGCGGCACAGGATGCACCCGGCCTCCATCGCTGCCAAG CATGGGGATGAAGTGTCCCCCGCAGCGAGTGACCTGGCCATGGTCCTGACGCGTGGCCTGAGCATGGAGGGCCAGAAGAGCAGCCGCGACTCCCTGCAGTACTCCAGCGGCTACAGCACCCAGACCACCACCCCCTCCTGCTCCGAGGACACCATCCCCTCACAAG GGTCTGATTACGACTGCTACTCTGTGAACGGCGACACCGAGGCAGATGGCCAGGCTGACTTTGACAAGTCCTCCACCATCCCGCGCCACAGCAACATCGCCCAGAACTACCGGCGCATGATCCAGACCAAGCGACCCGCCAGCACGGCCGGCCTGCCCAGCGGGGCGGGCGCCCAGGGGGGGCCGtcagggggaggtggagggggcggCGTGGGCACCCCGGGCACTGCCACCATCCGCCGCACGCCCTCCACCAAGCCTGGCGTGCGCCGCACCCTGTCCAGCGCTGGGCCCATCCCCATCCGGCCGCCGATCGTGCCCGTGAAGACGCCCACTGTGCCGGACTCGCCAGGCGGTGGGGTCgggggcggcggcggcggctacCCAGGCCCGCCGGTGCGCGTGGGCAGCGAGGAGTGTGTGTTCTTCGCGGCGGATGACGCCACGGCCGGCGCGCTGGAGTACGTCAAGGCCTCGCCCAAGCGCCTGAGTCTGCCCAACACGGCCTGGGCCAGCGGCGGCGTGGAGATGAGCGTGTACGGCCACGCCGGCCACCACGAGGAGGACCAGCTGCTCGCCGCCAACCGCCACAGCCTGGTGGAGAAGATCGGCGAGCTGGTGGCCAGCGCCCATGCCCTGGGCGAGGGCCAGTTCCCCTTCCCCTCGCTGCCCGACGACCCGCCGCCCGGCCCCACCGGCCAGCACCAGTCCAGGTCACGCGACGGCGAGGACATGCTGGTGACCATCCGGCGCGGCGTCCGGCTCCGCAAGACCGTCTCAAACGACAGGTCAGCGCCCAGGATTTTGTGA